The Exiguobacterium aurantiacum DSM 6208 genome includes a window with the following:
- a CDS encoding ribonuclease H-like domain-containing protein — MKAKLARLIKTNEPKQVTVSPDEVEQEKWKALGGEILTFEREWCVRLKEVYPLETSYHDFTYAAAKQALSVANHPFFAVDVPARQVLFMDTETTGLRGSGTSIFLIGFARVQHDHLEMVQYVLPHPAFETAFYYHFLNDIGDEVRFVTYNGKSFDWPQIKTRHTFVKSKVKALPAVGHVDLLHASRRLLKPTLESVSLKAVEAHFGHERTDDLPGFLAPMHYFQYVKDREPEILRPVIEHHHADCLSLVSLYTRLTHLVEGEGMSFGEERAHWLNDLGNEAAALQTYERLENPSKRARLRQAMLLKRNGRIEEALPIFEQIGTIEALTELAKHAEHRQKDIPRAIRFTKQALELAEQRRTVLKQTAFKEQRELKHRLARLERKSL; from the coding sequence ATGAAAGCAAAATTAGCACGACTTATAAAAACGAATGAACCGAAACAAGTGACCGTATCACCCGATGAGGTCGAACAAGAGAAGTGGAAGGCGTTAGGCGGTGAGATTTTGACGTTCGAGCGCGAGTGGTGTGTCCGCCTGAAAGAAGTGTATCCGCTCGAGACGTCGTATCATGACTTCACGTACGCCGCGGCAAAACAAGCGCTATCCGTGGCGAACCATCCGTTTTTCGCTGTCGACGTCCCAGCCCGGCAAGTGCTGTTCATGGACACCGAGACGACCGGCCTTCGTGGGTCCGGAACGTCCATCTTTTTGATTGGCTTCGCGCGGGTACAGCATGACCATCTTGAAATGGTGCAGTACGTCTTGCCCCATCCGGCGTTCGAGACGGCGTTTTATTATCATTTTCTGAACGATATCGGGGACGAGGTCCGTTTTGTGACGTACAACGGAAAGTCGTTTGATTGGCCGCAAATCAAGACGCGCCACACGTTCGTGAAATCGAAAGTGAAGGCACTCCCCGCTGTTGGACACGTCGACTTGTTGCATGCGTCGAGACGTCTGTTGAAACCGACGCTCGAATCGGTATCGCTCAAAGCGGTCGAGGCCCATTTCGGACATGAGCGGACAGATGACTTGCCTGGATTCTTGGCACCGATGCATTATTTTCAGTACGTCAAAGACCGGGAACCCGAGATTTTACGACCGGTCATCGAGCACCACCATGCCGATTGCTTGAGCCTCGTCTCCCTCTACACGAGACTCACCCATCTCGTCGAAGGGGAGGGGATGTCGTTCGGAGAGGAGCGTGCGCATTGGTTGAACGATCTCGGCAACGAAGCAGCCGCTCTGCAAACGTATGAACGGCTCGAGAATCCGTCGAAACGAGCCCGTCTCCGTCAAGCGATGTTGTTGAAGCGAAATGGTCGCATCGAGGAAGCGTTACCGATCTTTGAACAAATCGGGACGATTGAGGCGTTGACTGAACTCGCCAAGCATGCGGAACATCGGCAAAAAGACATTCCCCGCGCCATCCGCTTTACAAAACAGGCGCTCGAGTTGGCTGAACAGCGTCGGACCGTCTTAAAGCAGACCGCCTTTAAAGAACAACGCGAATTGAAGCATCGTCTGGCACGATTAGAAAGGAAGAGTCTATGA
- a CDS encoding SLOG family protein, with the protein MKVVAITGYRPHELGIFKADHPGIEIIQEAYRRKILEAIELGGEWFIFSGTNGCELWAGQVLLELRETYPIKIAVFPPFLEMEERYKPYEQELYIQLQLEADFFEPLTQRPYEDPSQLRAKTAFFLDKAAGLITLYDEETGGSPRFLVEGAKRKHQMELFMITPEDLRVIEEEKQWEQQWE; encoded by the coding sequence ATGAAAGTCGTTGCAATCACCGGTTACCGTCCGCACGAGCTCGGCATCTTCAAAGCCGATCATCCTGGAATCGAAATCATTCAAGAAGCGTATCGTCGCAAAATCCTCGAGGCGATCGAACTTGGAGGCGAATGGTTCATTTTTAGTGGTACGAACGGTTGTGAATTGTGGGCCGGACAAGTATTGTTAGAGTTAAGAGAAACATACCCCATCAAGATTGCGGTGTTCCCGCCATTTTTGGAAATGGAGGAACGCTATAAACCGTACGAACAAGAGTTGTATATCCAACTTCAGCTCGAGGCCGACTTCTTTGAGCCTTTGACGCAGCGTCCGTACGAAGACCCGAGCCAACTTCGGGCAAAAACCGCGTTCTTTTTGGATAAAGCAGCAGGACTCATTACGCTCTATGACGAAGAGACGGGAGGAAGCCCCCGTTTTCTCGTCGAAGGGGCGAAACGGAAACATCAAATGGAGTTATTCATGATTACACCTGAGGACTTACGGGTCATCGAAGAAGAAAAACAATGGGAACAACAATGGGAGTGA
- a CDS encoding DEAD/DEAH box helicase translates to MRKKRSVEEMIHTLKTDPSFSSHVTHWHTVDAHPARYADIPSSVPADLVRVLNERGIRQLYTHQAEAIEQTARGNSTVIVTPTASGKTLCYNLPVLSKMIEQPNARALYLYPTKALAQDQNTDLMSMVEALEGDLRCFTYDGDTSPAARTKVRDAGNIVITNPDMLHSGILPHHTKWIRLFENLEYIVVDELHTYRGVFGSHVANVFRRLKRICAYYGSHPKWIMTSATIANPVELAELLTEEDVVLVDNNGAPQGKKHLIFYNPPVVNEALGIRRSATLETKRIASKLVEADIQTIVFARSRVRVEVLLTYLQELTRRELGPKSIVGYRGGYLPSERREIERRLRDGEIKAVVSTNALELGVDIGQLQACVLNGYPGTVASLWQQAGRAGRRNSEALVIFVASSSSLDQLVVDQPDLILDRSPEAARLDPNNLIILVDHIKCAAFELPFHKGERFGTVETEDVLEFLTDAHVLHERADKYYWMTDSFPAHEISLRTSDQENVVIVDQTAKHEVIGEMDTFSAMTLLHDEAIYLHGAEQYQVEKLDFEEKKAYVRQVDVDYYTDANLAVELKVLEENKSDGVKTFGEVSVIAMATLFKKIKFGTHENIGSGPIHLPERELHTTATWFTLDERFAYSEADMEDQLEAVSDLLRRLAPLYLMCDSHDLFTTLQMKATHTNKPTVFLYDRYPGGIGLSEALYRDASTILDAAIRTVEDCPCVSGCPRCVGMVGYGDFKQQVINQLHALKGTI, encoded by the coding sequence ATGCGTAAAAAGCGTTCCGTCGAAGAAATGATTCACACGTTGAAGACCGACCCGAGCTTCTCAAGCCACGTCACTCATTGGCACACGGTCGACGCGCATCCGGCGAGATATGCCGACATCCCGTCGAGCGTCCCGGCCGACCTTGTCCGTGTCTTGAACGAGCGGGGCATCCGACAGCTTTACACCCATCAGGCCGAGGCGATCGAGCAGACGGCACGCGGCAACTCGACCGTGATCGTTACCCCGACGGCTTCCGGGAAGACGCTCTGTTATAACCTTCCCGTCTTGTCCAAGATGATTGAACAACCGAACGCGCGGGCACTTTATCTTTACCCGACCAAAGCGCTCGCCCAAGATCAAAACACTGATCTCATGTCGATGGTCGAGGCGCTCGAAGGAGATTTGCGCTGTTTTACGTATGACGGGGATACGTCTCCAGCCGCCCGGACAAAAGTTCGAGACGCTGGCAATATCGTCATCACGAATCCTGACATGCTCCACTCTGGCATACTGCCGCATCATACGAAGTGGATTCGTTTATTCGAGAATTTAGAGTATATCGTCGTCGATGAGCTGCATACGTACCGCGGAGTGTTCGGAAGTCACGTCGCCAACGTCTTCCGTCGTTTAAAACGAATATGCGCCTACTATGGGAGTCATCCGAAATGGATCATGACATCGGCGACGATCGCCAATCCGGTCGAACTCGCCGAGCTGTTGACGGAAGAAGACGTCGTGCTCGTCGACAATAACGGTGCGCCGCAAGGGAAGAAGCATCTCATCTTCTACAACCCGCCCGTCGTCAATGAGGCGCTCGGAATTCGCCGGAGCGCCACGCTCGAGACGAAACGCATCGCTTCCAAGCTCGTCGAGGCTGACATCCAGACGATCGTTTTCGCCCGCTCGCGCGTTCGGGTCGAAGTGTTGTTGACGTATTTACAGGAACTGACCCGACGTGAACTTGGCCCGAAATCAATCGTCGGTTACCGCGGCGGGTATTTGCCATCAGAGCGGCGAGAAATCGAACGTCGTCTTCGTGACGGAGAGATCAAGGCGGTCGTCTCGACGAACGCGCTCGAACTCGGTGTCGATATCGGGCAACTGCAGGCGTGCGTCTTGAACGGATACCCGGGCACGGTGGCGTCACTTTGGCAGCAAGCCGGCCGGGCCGGGCGCCGGAACTCTGAAGCGCTCGTCATCTTTGTCGCCTCGTCCTCGTCACTCGACCAACTCGTCGTCGACCAACCAGATCTCATCTTGGACCGGTCGCCCGAGGCGGCGAGACTTGACCCGAACAACTTGATCATTCTCGTCGATCACATAAAATGTGCCGCCTTCGAATTGCCGTTTCATAAAGGTGAACGGTTCGGCACGGTGGAGACGGAAGACGTCCTTGAGTTCTTGACGGACGCTCACGTCTTACACGAACGGGCCGATAAGTATTATTGGATGACCGATTCATTCCCGGCTCATGAGATCTCGCTCCGGACGAGCGATCAGGAAAACGTCGTCATCGTTGATCAGACGGCTAAACACGAGGTCATCGGTGAGATGGACACGTTCAGCGCAATGACGCTGTTGCATGACGAGGCCATCTATTTGCACGGCGCTGAACAATATCAAGTTGAAAAACTTGATTTTGAGGAAAAGAAAGCGTACGTCCGGCAAGTCGATGTCGATTATTATACGGACGCGAATTTGGCGGTCGAGCTGAAAGTGCTAGAAGAGAACAAGTCGGATGGCGTCAAGACGTTCGGTGAAGTGTCGGTCATCGCGATGGCGACGCTGTTCAAAAAGATCAAGTTCGGCACGCATGAGAACATCGGATCGGGTCCGATCCATTTGCCGGAACGCGAGCTTCATACGACGGCGACGTGGTTCACCCTCGACGAACGGTTCGCTTACTCCGAGGCCGACATGGAAGATCAGCTCGAGGCGGTCAGTGATTTGTTGCGCCGCCTTGCCCCGCTCTATCTTATGTGTGACAGTCACGACTTATTCACGACGCTTCAGATGAAAGCGACCCATACGAATAAACCGACCGTCTTTCTCTACGACCGTTACCCGGGTGGTATCGGTTTAAGTGAGGCGCTCTATCGGGACGCCTCGACCATCTTAGATGCCGCGATTCGAACTGTCGAGGATTGTCCGTGTGTGAGCGGTTGTCCTCGCTGTGTCGGTATGGTCGGCTATGGCGACTTTAAACAGCAGGTCATCAATCAGTTGCACGCCTTGAAAGGAACGATATGA
- a CDS encoding transglycosylase domain-containing protein — MERSRVARRQDTTTNKQKNTTKKSKPKTKKPIWRRILLIATLLFIIGVVAAGAYSAYAIATAPPLDEEKLVKTYPIQLISSNGEPLESGQVREYVSINDISEVMQQAVVSIEDRRFYEHNGIDIRRIGGAVIANLTGGFGAEGGSTITQQLIKQSMLSSEKSLKRKIQEQWLAIKLEREYSKEQILEMYLNINYYGSGGYGVQSASKAYFNKPVSEVNYQEAAILAGLPQRPSAYDPISGDQELTRYRQEQVLAAMKRDGHITEEQYNEALNVEIADVISPAPQTDGESYTRAIYARVQAELEEDYGLEQADIYGAGLKVYTSIDKDLHTKFNNDIKSNNVDFMNVENVFPEDLRMGATVLNTKTGEIVALIDSQQAEQGEKNYRDFSREKRQIGSTAKPFFDYGPGIENGQWSTGKVLKDAPFKDEDYNPVNYYEGYRGNNTMRYFLTVSANTPALRAFYEVRDEFGQDAIKSFVENVGIEPSMSGDEMNASNALGAAEASTSQMAAAYAALGTNGMYTKPHLIQKIEFNDGSTINSPVKAKQAMEDYTAYMLTDMLRDVVSASNGTYQPGAFPYDVAGKTGTTNNDMDKWFAGYTTDYSIAVWTGRSNETSDTVMKPNYAQFYFEYMMQEVTNANGRPAAFQQPDSVLSLGNELYVKGTKPKDLEPDKLPAPTGASINYDIPADRGTLTWSYNKEAVQADGYRDLSFTVTEKRPDGSERVVATTSDTSVDISGLTNGTTTFTIVATATNPLVGEQQSSPLQTQYTVQRNQEPAEEEEEPETEQPAEEPAEEEQSNENNGNNGNNNNNGNGNNDETDSEETTEEPATEETPPAEEESGTDLERQSNSESSESNESRGNGNSDRGNGNADRNNE; from the coding sequence ATGGAACGAAGTCGGGTGGCACGTCGACAAGACACGACGACCAATAAACAGAAGAACACGACGAAAAAGTCGAAACCTAAAACGAAGAAGCCGATTTGGCGCCGCATTCTTTTAATCGCAACATTACTATTCATTATCGGCGTCGTCGCCGCGGGCGCTTATTCAGCCTACGCAATCGCGACCGCACCGCCGCTTGACGAAGAGAAATTGGTGAAGACGTACCCGATCCAATTGATCTCATCGAACGGGGAACCGCTCGAGAGCGGTCAAGTGCGCGAATACGTGTCGATCAACGACATTTCAGAAGTGATGCAACAAGCGGTCGTATCCATTGAAGACCGTCGTTTCTATGAACATAATGGGATTGATATTCGCCGCATCGGAGGCGCCGTCATCGCCAACTTGACAGGCGGGTTCGGGGCCGAAGGTGGCTCGACGATCACGCAACAGCTCATCAAGCAATCGATGCTCTCGAGTGAGAAGAGTCTGAAACGTAAAATCCAAGAACAATGGCTCGCCATCAAACTTGAACGTGAATATTCAAAAGAACAGATTCTTGAGATGTATTTAAACATTAACTACTACGGTTCAGGCGGTTACGGGGTGCAATCGGCCTCGAAAGCTTACTTCAACAAACCTGTATCGGAAGTGAACTATCAAGAAGCGGCGATCCTCGCGGGTCTGCCGCAACGCCCGAGTGCGTATGATCCGATCAGCGGTGACCAAGAACTCACGCGCTATCGTCAAGAGCAAGTGCTCGCCGCGATGAAGCGTGACGGTCACATCACGGAAGAACAATACAACGAAGCGCTCAACGTCGAGATCGCGGACGTCATCTCGCCGGCCCCACAGACGGACGGCGAGTCGTACACGCGTGCGATTTACGCCCGCGTCCAAGCCGAGCTCGAAGAAGACTACGGCCTCGAACAGGCAGACATTTACGGGGCAGGGCTCAAAGTCTATACGTCAATCGATAAAGACTTGCATACGAAGTTCAACAACGACATCAAATCGAACAACGTCGATTTCATGAACGTCGAAAACGTCTTCCCGGAAGACCTGCGGATGGGGGCGACCGTTCTCAACACGAAGACGGGAGAAATCGTCGCCTTGATCGACAGCCAACAAGCGGAGCAAGGCGAAAAGAACTATCGCGACTTCTCACGCGAGAAGCGTCAAATCGGATCGACGGCGAAGCCGTTCTTCGACTACGGCCCTGGGATTGAGAACGGGCAATGGTCAACGGGTAAAGTATTAAAAGACGCACCGTTCAAAGATGAAGATTACAATCCAGTGAACTACTATGAAGGTTATCGTGGAAATAACACGATGCGTTACTTCTTGACCGTGTCAGCGAACACGCCGGCCTTGCGTGCCTTCTATGAAGTGCGTGACGAGTTCGGACAAGACGCGATCAAATCGTTCGTCGAGAACGTCGGTATTGAGCCATCGATGTCAGGCGACGAGATGAACGCCTCGAACGCGCTCGGTGCGGCCGAAGCGAGCACGTCGCAGATGGCAGCCGCTTACGCCGCCCTTGGCACGAACGGCATGTACACGAAGCCGCACTTGATTCAAAAAATCGAGTTCAACGACGGCTCGACGATCAACTCGCCGGTGAAAGCGAAGCAGGCGATGGAAGACTATACGGCGTACATGTTGACCGACATGCTCCGTGACGTCGTCAGCGCATCGAACGGGACGTATCAGCCAGGTGCTTTCCCGTACGACGTCGCCGGTAAGACGGGGACGACGAACAACGATATGGACAAATGGTTCGCCGGCTATACGACCGACTACTCGATCGCCGTTTGGACCGGACGTTCGAACGAGACGTCTGATACGGTAATGAAACCGAACTACGCCCAGTTCTACTTCGAGTATATGATGCAAGAAGTGACGAACGCGAACGGTCGCCCGGCAGCGTTCCAGCAACCAGACTCGGTGCTCTCACTCGGGAACGAGCTGTACGTCAAAGGGACAAAACCGAAAGATTTAGAACCGGACAAACTCCCGGCACCGACCGGCGCATCGATCAACTACGATATCCCGGCGGACCGCGGAACGTTGACATGGTCATATAACAAAGAAGCGGTGCAAGCGGACGGCTATCGGGACCTCTCGTTCACCGTGACGGAGAAGCGTCCGGACGGCAGTGAACGCGTCGTCGCTACGACGTCGGACACGAGTGTCGACATCTCGGGTCTAACGAACGGGACGACAACGTTCACGATCGTCGCGACGGCGACGAACCCACTCGTCGGCGAACAACAGTCGAGCCCGCTTCAGACACAGTATACGGTTCAACGAAACCAAGAACCGGCTGAAGAAGAAGAGGAGCCAGAGACTGAACAACCGGCTGAAGAGCCGGCCGAAGAAGAACAGTCGAACGAAAACAACGGCAATAACGGTAACAACAACAACAATGGAAACGGCAATAACGATGAAACGGACTCGGAAGAGACGACGGAAGAGCCAGCGACGGAAGAAACGCCGCCGGCTGAAGAAGAGTCTGGGACCGACCTTGAGCGTCAGTCCAACTCGGAATCGTCTGAGTCAAACGAGAGCCGTGGAAACGGGAATAGCGACCGTGGAAACGGGAACGCCGACCGAAACAATGAATAA
- a CDS encoding DUF3800 domain-containing protein, with protein METQKKYVMFVDETGTPKGNTQFNLTGVLMEYKYAIDADEAGMPCELKRRLYAFKRDVFKTENIPLHLKEILKAEHPYGKEDGITIDMLRDFWNKLPDFLRDINCTIISVEVDKQKLHDFYSTPKDPYVVAFAHLMKSFYAFLEETEAVSARVVLESRDDYQNLLIQKAFFDIFNSGTVHLDVEKSRQKIKGFIFSEKQNTMYQSGLEIADLVCLPLSRVRRGVIEVKPRFVHYGDENRIFKAIKDKIYIRKESPDQDFRNWGFKKVPITKKRREWSDHPWNH; from the coding sequence ATGGAAACACAAAAGAAGTACGTCATGTTCGTCGACGAGACTGGGACACCTAAAGGAAACACACAATTCAATTTGACGGGCGTTCTCATGGAATACAAGTACGCCATTGACGCGGACGAGGCCGGCATGCCTTGCGAATTGAAACGCCGCCTGTACGCGTTCAAACGTGATGTTTTCAAAACCGAGAACATCCCGCTCCATTTGAAAGAGATTTTAAAGGCTGAGCACCCGTACGGAAAAGAAGACGGCATCACGATTGACATGCTCCGCGATTTTTGGAACAAACTACCGGACTTTCTGCGTGACATCAATTGCACGATCATCAGCGTCGAAGTCGATAAGCAGAAGCTGCATGACTTCTATTCCACGCCGAAAGACCCTTACGTCGTCGCATTCGCTCACTTGATGAAGTCGTTTTACGCATTTCTTGAAGAGACGGAAGCGGTCAGCGCCCGAGTCGTCCTCGAATCGCGTGACGATTATCAGAATCTACTCATTCAAAAGGCATTCTTTGACATTTTTAATTCAGGAACGGTCCACCTCGATGTCGAAAAGAGCCGACAAAAAATCAAAGGGTTCATCTTCTCTGAAAAGCAAAACACGATGTATCAGTCTGGTCTAGAAATCGCAGACCTCGTCTGTCTACCGCTCTCGCGCGTACGTCGCGGCGTGATCGAAGTCAAACCACGGTTCGTCCATTATGGGGATGAAAACCGCATCTTTAAAGCAATCAAGGACAAGATTTACATTCGTAAAGAAAGTCCGGACCAGGATTTCCGCAACTGGGGATTCAAAAAAGTACCGATCACGAAAAAGCGCCGCGAATGGAGCGACCATCCGTGGAACCACTGA
- the recU gene encoding Holliday junction resolvase RecU: MTTLFHYPNGKKATSSNRIPSRPETPTYANRGMNLETLLNETNEYYRLHGKAVIHKKPTPLQIVKVDYPKRSAAKVTEAYFKQASTTDYNGVYRGKYIDFEAKETNNKTSFPLGNFHDHQITHMRDCMKHGGVCFVIIRFSRYNTQYVLSADQLLDWWEQRETGRKSIPLSYIEQHGMEVPTRALPAVDYLAVLEAWLD; this comes from the coding sequence GTGACAACATTGTTCCACTATCCAAACGGAAAGAAAGCGACATCGTCCAATCGGATACCGAGCCGACCCGAGACCCCGACGTATGCGAATCGGGGAATGAACTTGGAGACGCTTCTCAACGAGACGAACGAGTATTATCGGTTGCACGGCAAAGCCGTCATCCATAAAAAACCGACGCCGCTACAAATCGTCAAAGTCGATTATCCGAAGCGAAGCGCCGCCAAAGTGACGGAGGCTTACTTCAAGCAAGCCTCGACGACCGATTATAACGGGGTGTACCGAGGGAAGTATATCGACTTCGAGGCGAAAGAGACGAACAATAAAACGTCTTTCCCGCTCGGCAACTTTCATGACCACCAAATCACACACATGCGTGATTGTATGAAACATGGAGGGGTTTGCTTTGTCATCATCCGGTTTAGCCGCTATAATACGCAATATGTGTTATCGGCAGACCAGTTGTTAGACTGGTGGGAACAACGCGAGACGGGACGGAAATCAATCCCGCTCAGCTATATCGAACAACATGGAATGGAAGTCCCAACCCGGGCCTTGCCTGCCGTCGACTACTTGGCGGTGCTTGAGGCGTGGCTCGATTGA
- the gpsB gene encoding cell division regulator GpsB yields the protein MQTELTAEAIYKQEFKTALRGYSQEEVDQFLDVVIRDYEKMAKEIERLQQENDSLRRGATDQPEPVKQVQPVASNYDMLRRISNLEKAVFGKQVGPSE from the coding sequence ATGCAAACGGAATTAACAGCAGAAGCTATCTATAAACAAGAATTCAAAACCGCCCTCCGTGGCTATTCACAAGAAGAAGTTGACCAGTTTTTAGATGTCGTCATCCGCGACTATGAGAAGATGGCAAAAGAAATCGAGCGGCTACAGCAAGAGAACGATTCTTTGCGACGCGGTGCAACGGATCAGCCTGAGCCGGTGAAACAAGTGCAACCGGTCGCTTCGAACTATGATATGTTACGACGTATCTCAAATCTAGAAAAAGCCGTCTTTGGCAAACAGGTCGGACCGAGCGAATAA
- a CDS encoding NERD domain-containing protein, translating to MLQVLTAVPKEPVKRQTKGLFRTKVEVVDPPKSYTDEIVEIVRHTCRFDWMMIEHVEIASTLFDYVLVGPKGVFLVRINRTTAAVHISNRECRLETSLGWKTIHPHPVTELESVTKQVRNRLKKECGQAVPVTSFLIFPETSRLKVERVRANCASSFEIIDDVISRTKLELLTEPIIKQVAYYCSERQLHK from the coding sequence ATGTTGCAAGTGTTGACGGCCGTTCCGAAAGAACCGGTGAAACGACAGACAAAAGGGCTGTTCCGTACGAAAGTGGAAGTGGTGGACCCGCCAAAATCATACACGGATGAGATTGTAGAGATCGTTCGACATACGTGTCGATTCGATTGGATGATGATTGAACATGTGGAGATTGCCTCGACTTTGTTCGATTATGTACTCGTCGGCCCGAAAGGTGTATTTTTGGTTCGAATCAATCGGACGACAGCGGCCGTTCACATCTCGAATCGGGAGTGTCGCCTTGAGACATCACTCGGTTGGAAAACCATTCATCCGCATCCGGTCACGGAACTCGAGTCGGTGACGAAGCAAGTGCGTAACCGGTTGAAGAAAGAATGCGGACAGGCCGTACCGGTCACCTCGTTCCTAATTTTCCCTGAGACGAGTCGATTGAAAGTCGAACGCGTCCGGGCCAACTGTGCGTCGTCATTTGAGATAATCGATGATGTCATCTCCCGCACGAAGCTCGAACTGCTGACAGAGCCGATCATCAAGCAAGTCGCTTATTACTGCTCGGAGCGTCAGTTACATAAATAA
- a CDS encoding MFS transporter, which produces MLNQTRVGLYENRLNFMFLVVTNFFVGSMVGLERTLLPVIAEEDFGLVSTSAALSFIVSFGFSKAVVNYFAGAIADRFDRKNVLLFGWFVGLFVPMLVIFATSWWMIIVANVLLGINQGLTWSMTVNMKIDLAKPTERGLAVGMNEFAGYVGVAVMAAVSGYVATTFSSRPEPFYIGVAIALIGFLLSMFVKDTSVQLGLQGKGQGTRRSRSAKEVFIQTTWKDRSLSSLTAAGLSTNLKDGMAWGLFPFYFASKGLSLSEIGLIVAVYPAAWGFFQLFTGVLSDRIGRKGLIVGGMLVQATSLWLLLLVSDYGLWLLAALLLGIGTAMVYPTIQASISDVAEPNWRASAMGVYRFWRDSGYAFGALFAGVLTDVLSIDWAIGLVAVIPFLAGLVAFLRLRETLPGLRTED; this is translated from the coding sequence ATGTTGAATCAAACACGGGTCGGGCTATATGAAAATCGATTGAACTTTATGTTTCTCGTCGTGACGAACTTCTTTGTCGGTTCGATGGTCGGGCTTGAACGAACGCTTCTCCCGGTCATCGCCGAAGAAGATTTCGGTCTCGTCTCGACGAGCGCGGCCCTCTCGTTCATCGTCAGTTTCGGGTTTTCAAAAGCGGTCGTCAATTACTTTGCCGGAGCGATCGCCGACCGATTCGATCGGAAAAATGTGTTGCTGTTCGGTTGGTTCGTCGGCTTGTTCGTGCCGATGCTCGTCATATTTGCCACGTCTTGGTGGATGATCATCGTCGCGAACGTCTTGCTTGGGATCAATCAAGGACTGACGTGGTCGATGACGGTGAATATGAAAATCGATTTGGCGAAACCGACAGAGCGTGGGCTCGCCGTCGGGATGAATGAGTTCGCCGGCTACGTCGGCGTCGCCGTCATGGCGGCCGTCTCAGGGTACGTCGCGACGACGTTCTCGAGTCGTCCCGAACCGTTTTATATCGGAGTCGCGATCGCTCTCATCGGATTCCTCCTATCTATGTTTGTCAAAGATACGAGCGTGCAGCTTGGCCTTCAAGGAAAGGGGCAGGGCACACGCAGGAGCCGTTCTGCCAAAGAAGTGTTCATCCAGACGACATGGAAAGATCGCTCACTCTCGAGTCTCACTGCGGCCGGTCTGTCGACGAACTTAAAAGACGGTATGGCGTGGGGATTGTTCCCGTTCTATTTTGCCTCGAAAGGGTTGAGCCTATCGGAGATTGGTCTGATCGTCGCCGTCTATCCGGCGGCGTGGGGATTTTTCCAACTGTTCACCGGCGTCTTAAGTGATCGAATCGGGCGGAAAGGTTTGATTGTCGGGGGGATGTTGGTTCAGGCGACATCGTTGTGGTTGCTGTTGCTCGTGAGCGACTATGGACTGTGGCTATTGGCCGCTCTGTTGCTTGGCATCGGGACGGCGATGGTGTATCCGACAATCCAAGCCTCGATCAGCGATGTCGCCGAACCGAATTGGCGTGCCTCGGCGATGGGGGTGTATCGTTTTTGGCGGGACAGTGGCTATGCGTTCGGGGCGTTATTTGCCGGCGTATTGACGGACGTATTGTCGATTGATTGGGCGATCGGTCTCGTGGCGGTCATCCCATTCTTGGCCGGTCTCGTCGCCTTCTTGCGTTTACGTGAAACATTGCCAGGATTGCGAACCGAAGACTGA